The Salicibibacter halophilus DNA window TTGGCTGATGAATTTGAAGAAACCACAGGGGCTACCACCAACTATGAATATGAGCCTTCCGAAAATGTGATTCTTGAACGCCTTCTCCCACAATATGCTGAAAGCCTGATTTATGGTGCTTTGTTGGACGCTAAAGCGGCCGAGTTCGCTGCCCGAATGACGGCAATGAAAGCGGCCTCCGACAACGCCGACAATCTTTTGGATGAGCTGCAATTGGCTTATAATCGCGCTCGCCAAGCCGCAATTACGCAAGAAATTACCGAAATCGTCGGCGGGGCTGCAGCATTGGAGTAAACCATCGGGTTTGTGACAAACAGATAAGCAAGGAGGTAAAAGGATGAGTGAAGGATACATCACCCAAGTGTTGGGTCCGGTCATTGACGTTCGCTTTGACAACGGCGAGTTGCCTGAACTAAATAATGCACTAGTCGTTAATCAAGATGATGGAGAAAAAGCGTTTTCTGTGACGCTCGAAGTGGCACTCCACTTAGGGGATGACAGTGTGCGAACCGTCGTCATGGGCTCGAGTGAAGGGTTGAAGCGCGGAGCACCTGTCCGAAATACCGGGGCGGCGATCTCTGTGCCGGTAGGAAACGCCACCCTAAGTCGGGTCTTTAATGTTTTAGGCGAACATATCGACCTGGATGAACCGATTGGCGACGAAGTAGAGCGAAAGCCGATCCACCGTGAACCACCGGAGTTTACAGAACTTACGACAGGTACAGAAGTGCTTGAGACAGGCATCAAAGTCGTCGATTTGCTCGCACCTTACGTTAGAGGTGGAAAAATCGGTCTCTTTGGCGGTGCCGGGGTTGGAAAAACCGTTTTAATCCAGGAACTAATCAACAACATTGCCCAAGAGCACGGCGGGATTTCCGTTTTTGCCGGCGTTGGCGAACGTACCCGTGAAGGAAACGACCTTTACTATGAAATGAAAGACTCAGGAGTCATTGAAAAAACAGCAATGGTTTTCGGACAAATGAATGAGCCGCCGGGAGCCCGTATGCGTGTGGCGTTGACCGGACTAACGATGGCTGAGCATTTCCGTGACGAAGAAGGCCAGGACGTTTTACTTTTTATCGACAATATTTTCCGTTTTACGCAAGCAGGGCAAGAGGTCTCCGCCCTTCTCGGACGCATGCCGTCTGCCGTTGGTTATCAGCCGACATTGGCAACGGAAATGGGGCAACTTCAAGAACGGATTACGACAACGAAAAAAGGTTCCGTTACATCGATCCAGGCGATTTACGTCCCTGCCGATGACTATACGGACCCGGCACCGGCAACAACATTTGCGCATTTGGATGCAACGACAAACCTCGAACGTAGCCTCTCGGATATGGGGATCTATCCTGCGGTGGACCCGTTGGATTCGACATCCAGAGCACTCGCTCCGGAAATTGTCGGTGAAGAGCATTACCAAGTAGCGCAAGAAGTGCAGCAAACGCTGCAAAAATACCGTGAACTTCAGGATATCATCGCGATTCTCGGGATGGATGAGTTGTCGGAGGACGATAAATTAACCGTTTCTCGTGCACGCCGCATTCAGTTCTTCCTTTCCCAGAATTTCCACGTAGCCGAGCAGTTCACCGGACAAAAAGGTTCCTACGTGCCGGTCAAAGAAACGATCCGCGGATTCAGGGAGATTCTTGATGGAAAGCACGACGATGTTCCGGAAGACGCTTTCCGTCTAGTCGGTCCGATTGAAGATGTGACGAAAAAAGCGGAAGAAATGGTCTAAGCCCGTGGGTAAAGGAGGACGATTACGTTGAAAACAAGTGTGAACGTCGTTACCCCAAACGGGAACGTGTATGAAAATGAAGCCGATATCGTCTCGGCGAAAACGGAAACAGGCGAAATTGGCGTTTTGCCGCGACACATTCCTTTAGTGGCGCCGCTCTTGACCAGTGCCGTCCGAGTTAAAAATGAAGGCACGGAAGACAGCATTTCAGTAAGCGGCGGATTTTTGGAAGTTCGGTCCGATCAAGTCACCATTCTTGCCGAGACAGCGGAACTCCCGAAAGACATTGATGTTGAACGTGCGCAAAAAGCAAAAGAACGGGCTGAAAATCGTCTTAATCAAGATCAGGAAGATATCGATAAGAAAAGAGCACAACAAGCTTTGTTGCGCGCGGAAAGCCGCCTAAAAGTAGCGGAGCGTAAATGAGCCTGAACCGGAAGAGTGTAGGGAATCACTTTTCCGGTTCTTTTTTTTGTTTAACATAAGATGGAAATGTATGAATACATTGAGATGGATACAGATTTGTAACAAACAGCGAGAGGACGTTGTCGACAGGCTATGATTGATTTGGTATAATTTTAGTGCTGTACAAATAAACCGTACAGGGGGTTAATTCTAACGAACGTGCAATAAAAAGGATCCGCGAGATATAGATATGCAGATCCTAAAAGGAGCACGGATGAAAGAAAGGAACGTTAAAACGAATGCCTGGTGAAATTGAATTCGGACAACAAGCTGTGCTACATATCTTCTTTAACCTGTTCGTGTTGGTTATCGTTTGGTGGAGCTTACAGGCGTTTAAATTTGATGTCCTTGTCCGTCATCCGCAAGGGGCAAAAGGAACCATGCTTTTTTTCCTGGTAGCCATTGCAATTACACATTTGGTTAGCAGTTTTTTCCTGGAGTACTTAAACCAAGCATTAAATCTTCGTTATTTTTTCTAAAAAGATTGGACGGCATGAAGTATGCCCTGAACACAATCGTAAACACTAACGATAAAATAAAGAAATCGACGCAGGAACACAAAAAGCAACAAGGTTTAAACGATAAAAGGACTGGGAAAAGACTGGCAAGAGAACAAATACTTGAAGGTAATATGTAACTTATCTTGGACGATGTCGTCGAAGTAAATGGAGCCACATTGTTACTTATTGGTTTGTTTATGTCGAATTGCATCGAAAATGGGTAGAATGGGCATATTGTCGCTCCCTTGCCTAAAGGGAACGCCTAGTTAAGCAAATGAATAGGATAAACCAAAATGGTTGCCTAGCGATCCAATACGGTTTGTTCGTAAATGACCGATAAGCTCATGCGGAAAAAGATTACTGGACGCGGAGGGGAATACGTTGGAAGAAAAAATTATTGTTCGAGGAGGAAAGAAGCTAAAAGGGACAGTGCGGACAGAAGGAGCCAAAAATGCTGTTCTCCCTGTACTTGCAGCTTCATTGTTGGCCGAAAAAGGAACCAGCACCATCTATGATGTACCTCCTTTAGCAGATGTATACACGATGAAAAATGTATTGAATCACTTGCAAATGGATGTATCATACGAAGACGGTGTCTTTACGGCAAATGCGGAGCGAAATGTGCTGCGCCCGAATGCCCCGTTTGAGTATGTCCGAAAAATGCGTGCTTCATTCCTTGTCATGGGACCGTTGCTCGCGCGAACCGGGCGGGCAAATGTTGCGCTGCCGGGCGGCTGTGCGATCGGCTCCAGACCGATTGACCAACATTTAAAAGGCTTTGAAGCAATGGGCGCCAAAGTGGAGATCGGGCAAGGCTATATTGAAGCTCGTG harbors:
- the atpD gene encoding F0F1 ATP synthase subunit beta, coding for MSEGYITQVLGPVIDVRFDNGELPELNNALVVNQDDGEKAFSVTLEVALHLGDDSVRTVVMGSSEGLKRGAPVRNTGAAISVPVGNATLSRVFNVLGEHIDLDEPIGDEVERKPIHREPPEFTELTTGTEVLETGIKVVDLLAPYVRGGKIGLFGGAGVGKTVLIQELINNIAQEHGGISVFAGVGERTREGNDLYYEMKDSGVIEKTAMVFGQMNEPPGARMRVALTGLTMAEHFRDEEGQDVLLFIDNIFRFTQAGQEVSALLGRMPSAVGYQPTLATEMGQLQERITTTKKGSVTSIQAIYVPADDYTDPAPATTFAHLDATTNLERSLSDMGIYPAVDPLDSTSRALAPEIVGEEHYQVAQEVQQTLQKYRELQDIIAILGMDELSEDDKLTVSRARRIQFFLSQNFHVAEQFTGQKGSYVPVKETIRGFREILDGKHDDVPEDAFRLVGPIEDVTKKAEEMV
- a CDS encoding DUF1146 family protein, which gives rise to MPGEIEFGQQAVLHIFFNLFVLVIVWWSLQAFKFDVLVRHPQGAKGTMLFFLVAIAITHLVSSFFLEYLNQALNLRYFF
- a CDS encoding F0F1 ATP synthase subunit epsilon, which gives rise to MKTSVNVVTPNGNVYENEADIVSAKTETGEIGVLPRHIPLVAPLLTSAVRVKNEGTEDSISVSGGFLEVRSDQVTILAETAELPKDIDVERAQKAKERAENRLNQDQEDIDKKRAQQALLRAESRLKVAERK